Proteins from a genomic interval of Fimbriimonadaceae bacterium:
- a CDS encoding glycosyltransferase family 2 protein: MVSVMILTKNEEQDLPGLLETLTWCDDIHLYDSFSTDRTVEIAEAAGAKTTQRVFDNWSAHQNWGLANIPFKYPWVLYVDADERVTPELVESVKRAVADPGDNVAFKIQRRDFFLGTWLKHAQATPYYSRLFRPEKMRYERLVNPLSVIDGPSAEITGYLDHYPFSKGISHWVARHNSYSTFEAQQIVDNREGKESFSLGKALFAKDFVTKRYHQKELFYKLPLRPLVKFLILYFGKRGFLDGRAGLTYCCLQSIYEYFIVLKTRELETGVK; the protein is encoded by the coding sequence ATGGTCTCCGTGATGATCCTGACGAAGAACGAGGAGCAGGACCTCCCCGGCCTTTTGGAGACCCTCACCTGGTGCGACGACATTCACCTTTACGATTCGTTCAGCACCGACCGGACCGTGGAGATCGCCGAGGCGGCCGGGGCTAAGACGACCCAGCGCGTCTTTGACAACTGGTCGGCCCACCAGAACTGGGGCCTGGCAAACATCCCGTTCAAGTACCCCTGGGTCTTGTATGTGGACGCCGACGAACGGGTGACGCCAGAGCTTGTCGAATCGGTCAAGCGCGCGGTCGCGGACCCGGGTGACAACGTCGCGTTCAAGATCCAGCGCCGCGACTTCTTTCTCGGCACGTGGCTGAAGCATGCCCAGGCCACACCCTACTATTCACGGCTCTTCCGGCCCGAGAAGATGCGCTACGAACGGCTGGTAAACCCCTTGTCGGTCATTGACGGGCCGTCCGCGGAAATCACCGGCTACCTCGACCACTACCCGTTTAGCAAAGGGATCTCCCATTGGGTGGCCCGGCACAATTCGTACAGCACATTTGAAGCGCAGCAAATCGTGGACAACCGGGAAGGCAAGGAGTCCTTTTCACTGGGTAAGGCCCTCTTTGCCAAGGACTTTGTCACGAAGAGGTACCACCAAAAGGAGCTGTTCTATAAGTTGCCCCTACGGCCGCTTGTGAAGTTCTTGATCCTCTACTTTGGCAAACGGGGATTTTTGGACGGTCGCGCCGGCTTGACCTACTGCTGTCTCCAGAGCATTTACGAGTACTTCATCGTGTTGAAGACCCGCGAACTGGAAACCGGCGTCAAGTGA
- a CDS encoding bifunctional oligoribonuclease/PAP phosphatase NrnA, producing MAQDGTPQWISAQLPTLKSALQGKKRAVVGTHMNPDGDALGSALAVSLWLDQLGLDHDVLCQDPPPNNLTWLPFVDRIKSAPTGPADVGIVVDLEAVARLGRVASAFEGVETLVVIDHHVPMESPGDLRIVSTQSPATAAILCDLFFDSDVHISREMATCLATGIVTDTGSFRYSNTTSHSLHLVARLLEAGARMVEIAEAVYMSRRLPAARLTGHVLANMNLECDGQLAWVVVPNPVFERYGASDQDTEGLANELLSVETVQVAAVLREHRPGKIRGSLRSRSSIDVASVAQQFGGGGHKNAAGVSFDGDVHEAERRLVEALKACLVCC from the coding sequence TTGGCCCAGGACGGTACACCCCAATGGATCAGTGCCCAGCTCCCCACTCTCAAGAGTGCGTTGCAGGGAAAGAAGCGTGCCGTGGTCGGCACCCACATGAACCCCGACGGCGACGCCCTGGGGTCGGCCCTCGCCGTGTCCCTCTGGCTCGACCAGTTGGGGCTTGACCACGACGTCCTCTGCCAAGACCCACCGCCCAACAACCTGACCTGGCTCCCCTTCGTCGACCGGATCAAGTCGGCCCCCACCGGCCCGGCCGACGTCGGCATCGTCGTGGACCTGGAGGCGGTCGCCCGTCTGGGGCGCGTCGCCAGCGCGTTTGAGGGCGTCGAGACTTTGGTCGTCATCGACCACCACGTCCCCATGGAGTCGCCTGGCGACCTGCGTATCGTCAGCACCCAGTCCCCCGCGACGGCCGCGATCCTCTGCGACCTCTTCTTTGATTCCGACGTCCACATCTCCCGCGAGATGGCGACCTGCCTGGCCACCGGCATCGTCACCGACACGGGCAGCTTCCGCTACTCGAACACGACGTCGCACTCGCTCCACCTGGTCGCCAGGCTCTTGGAAGCGGGGGCCCGCATGGTCGAGATCGCCGAGGCGGTCTACATGAGCCGACGGTTGCCCGCCGCGCGGCTGACCGGCCACGTGCTCGCTAACATGAACCTGGAATGCGACGGCCAGCTGGCCTGGGTCGTGGTCCCCAATCCCGTTTTCGAGCGTTACGGAGCTTCCGACCAAGACACCGAGGGCCTCGCCAACGAACTGCTCAGTGTCGAGACCGTGCAGGTCGCCGCCGTCTTGCGCGAGCACAGGCCCGGCAAGATCCGGGGCAGCCTGCGGTCACGTTCGAGCATCGACGTGGCCAGCGTCGCCCAGCAGTTCGGGGGCGGCGGGCATAAGAACGCCGCCGGTGTCTCCTTCGACGGCGACGTGCACGAAGCCGAGCGGCGGCTTGTCGAGGCCCTGAAGGCGTGCTTGGTCTGCTGCTGA
- the truB gene encoding tRNA pseudouridine(55) synthase TruB yields the protein MLGLLLIDKPAGMTSHDVVYHVRKRLGTKRVGHAGTLDPLATGLLVVAVGHATRFLNYLDLEPKVYEVDATFGLATSTYDLEGEVTHRAEVPADLDRKLRAALPSFLGETMQRPPVHSAVKVDGKKLYEYARRGDSVYVPYRKVSISSISIRRQSEDTMTLEVVCGGGTFVRSLVHDLGQAVGCPAHVSRLRRTRVGTHDVADAVGPKAVTETDLVPMSKAMHNLPWLTVDHGVAADLRHGRVVASSGPSGTVLVQGVDGNLICLAHADGNLLQPKIVIPSSDRHVDVPTG from the coding sequence GTGCTTGGTCTGCTGCTGATCGACAAACCGGCAGGCATGACGTCTCACGACGTCGTCTACCACGTCAGAAAACGGCTCGGCACGAAACGGGTCGGTCACGCCGGCACGCTCGACCCCCTTGCCACCGGCCTCCTGGTCGTCGCGGTCGGCCATGCCACAAGGTTCCTGAACTACCTGGACCTCGAACCCAAGGTCTATGAAGTCGACGCGACCTTTGGCCTGGCGACCTCCACCTACGACTTGGAGGGCGAGGTCACCCACCGCGCCGAGGTACCCGCCGACCTAGACAGGAAACTCAGGGCGGCCCTGCCGAGTTTCCTGGGCGAGACCATGCAACGACCGCCCGTCCACAGCGCGGTCAAGGTCGACGGCAAAAAGCTGTACGAATACGCCCGTCGCGGTGACTCTGTATACGTTCCATACCGAAAAGTGTCGATATCGTCTATTTCGATCCGCCGCCAGAGCGAGGACACCATGACTCTGGAAGTCGTGTGCGGCGGCGGCACGTTCGTCCGGAGTCTGGTGCACGACCTCGGCCAAGCCGTCGGATGCCCGGCCCATGTCTCGCGCTTGCGGCGTACGCGGGTGGGGACCCACGACGTGGCTGACGCCGTCGGCCCAAAGGCGGTGACCGAGACCGACCTCGTCCCCATGTCCAAGGCGATGCACAACCTGCCATGGCTCACCGTCGACCACGGCGTCGCCGCCGACCTCCGGCACGGCCGCGTCGTCGCCTCGTCCGGGCCGTCGGGGACCGTCCTCGTCCAGGGGGTTGACGGGAACTTGATCTGCCTGGCCCACGCCGACGGAAACCTGCTTCAGCCCAAGATCGTCATTCCAAGCAGTGACCGCCATGTGGACGTTCCGACCGGCTGA